Proteins encoded by one window of Luteolibacter rhizosphaerae:
- a CDS encoding sugar phosphate isomerase/epimerase family protein: MKLHNAMWPGLVGKEPGTYHPPISLERMLEMTAAASVNGRKYDGVDLFLFHPHTDPDASDDAIKAMADKIAAHGLKVGSLVAPVWPGTVGGPAFGSADDRKNFVLAVEKACRIADILKAHGVREYGLIRIDSAGGVHDWAEDPAGNTKKIAETWREAGKVAAQHGERLAAEGEICWGGMHSWKAMIDTLEATGMPETVGFQADLAHTYLYLMGYNAPEAALLKEGYTDEEFWPAYKTLTDALRPWTIDFHVAQNDGSVHGTGSHDKTGRHCRADDPNGKLDIVKCSTFWLQGAADRGMKHICWDGCMFSNDILEDARTWETILGKMIEVDKAL; encoded by the coding sequence ATGAAACTTCACAATGCCATGTGGCCCGGCCTGGTCGGGAAGGAACCCGGCACCTACCATCCGCCGATCTCGCTCGAGCGCATGCTCGAAATGACCGCCGCCGCCTCCGTCAATGGCCGCAAATACGACGGTGTGGACCTGTTCCTGTTTCACCCGCACACCGACCCCGACGCTTCCGACGACGCGATCAAGGCAATGGCCGACAAGATCGCGGCGCACGGCTTGAAGGTGGGCTCGCTGGTGGCCCCGGTCTGGCCGGGCACGGTCGGCGGACCGGCTTTCGGCTCGGCTGATGATCGCAAGAACTTCGTTCTCGCCGTCGAGAAGGCCTGCCGCATCGCCGACATCCTCAAGGCACATGGCGTGCGTGAGTATGGACTGATCCGCATCGACTCCGCCGGTGGCGTGCACGATTGGGCAGAGGATCCCGCGGGCAATACCAAGAAGATCGCCGAGACCTGGCGTGAAGCCGGCAAGGTCGCCGCCCAACACGGCGAGCGCCTCGCTGCGGAAGGTGAGATCTGCTGGGGTGGCATGCACTCGTGGAAGGCGATGATCGACACGCTGGAAGCGACCGGCATGCCGGAGACCGTTGGCTTCCAGGCTGACCTCGCCCACACCTACCTCTACCTCATGGGCTACAATGCTCCCGAGGCGGCCCTCCTCAAGGAAGGCTACACCGACGAGGAGTTCTGGCCTGCCTACAAGACGCTGACCGATGCGCTGCGCCCGTGGACCATCGACTTCCACGTCGCACAGAACGATGGCTCGGTCCACGGAACCGGCAGCCACGACAAGACCGGCCGCCACTGCCGTGCCGATGACCCGAATGGCAAGCTGGACATCGTCAAGTGCTCCACCTTCTGGCTGCAAGGCGCTGCCGATCGCGGCATGAAGCACATCTGTTGGGACGGTTGCATGTTCTCCAACGACATCCTTGAGGACGCCCGCACCTGGGAGACCATCCTCGGCAAGATGATCGAAGTCGACAAAGCGCTCTGA